One window of the Ureibacillus sp. FSL W7-1570 genome contains the following:
- a CDS encoding tetratricopeptide repeat protein, whose translation MLKRQPIGVFPGTAGFFLLPPIKNADTIMPSLLQGFIPEPCPKEWQFFLAAIQGEPVERVDELLPDTKEGHFNRFILYPEKSHYEKAKSMLGGDLRLLLDAVAWRLNMKQEPPRYDEDTADEIRAFIMATHAYEAFQNNSWTKGIQLLEEAAQIVNEISPIFSARLLSEVAATKQSLGMVDNQLVELYKTALSLIERSPFDVMRAELTFQMGTAYQEIADRGNKTYYLEAIKCYNTALKTYRKETYPENYAMIHMNLALSYIAMPPNAHNYHLKNAMAIQSLREALRYLDKENHTDLWCSATINLANALQYAKSSHIEDNLWEAVALYEDVLKVRKKETDPHGYARLVANQGTALSHLGAFSSAVPKLTEAKQIFEELGDRESAKVVEDLLQEIKLKQEELSKK comes from the coding sequence ATGTTGAAACGTCAGCCAATTGGAGTATTTCCAGGTACAGCCGGATTCTTTTTATTGCCGCCGATCAAAAATGCGGACACCATCATGCCTTCTTTATTGCAAGGTTTTATTCCTGAACCTTGTCCAAAAGAATGGCAATTTTTTTTAGCCGCCATTCAGGGGGAACCTGTGGAGCGGGTTGATGAGTTGTTGCCTGACACCAAAGAAGGCCACTTTAATCGATTCATTTTATATCCTGAAAAATCCCATTACGAAAAAGCGAAATCCATGTTGGGCGGAGACTTGAGACTGCTTTTGGATGCGGTAGCCTGGCGTTTGAATATGAAGCAGGAACCTCCCCGATATGACGAAGATACGGCTGACGAGATCCGGGCATTCATTATGGCTACACATGCTTATGAAGCGTTTCAGAATAACAGCTGGACGAAAGGGATTCAATTGCTGGAAGAAGCCGCTCAAATTGTCAATGAAATTTCGCCCATCTTTTCGGCGCGGCTCTTAAGTGAAGTCGCCGCAACGAAACAATCATTGGGAATGGTCGACAATCAATTGGTTGAATTATATAAAACCGCTTTATCGCTGATCGAACGTTCACCCTTTGACGTTATGCGGGCAGAGCTGACCTTCCAGATGGGGACAGCCTACCAGGAAATAGCGGACAGAGGCAATAAAACCTATTATTTAGAGGCCATCAAATGTTACAACACGGCTTTGAAAACATATCGGAAAGAAACGTATCCTGAAAACTATGCCATGATCCATATGAATTTGGCGTTGTCTTATATAGCCATGCCGCCCAATGCCCATAACTACCACTTGAAAAATGCGATGGCCATTCAATCGCTCAGGGAAGCATTGCGTTATTTGGATAAAGAAAACCATACCGACTTATGGTGCAGTGCAACGATCAATTTGGCCAATGCCCTGCAATATGCAAAGTCTTCCCATATTGAAGACAACTTGTGGGAAGCTGTCGCCCTTTATGAAGATGTACTGAAGGTGCGTAAAAAGGAAACAGATCCTCATGGCTATGCGCGGCTCGTTGCGAATCAAGGTACAGCCCTCTCTCATCTAGGCGCATTCTCCAGTGCGGTGCCAAAATTGACTGAAGCGAAACAAATCTTTGAAGAACTGGGCGATCGTGAATCGGCAAAAGTGGTAGAGGACTTGTTACAGGAAATCAAGTTGAAACAAGAAGAACTTTCCAAAAAGTAG
- the hypB gene encoding hydrogenase nickel incorporation protein HypB, with amino-acid sequence MSQAIEQPRIVKIRENVLKKNDILARDLRKRFHDHEVYVVNIVSSPGSGKTTLLTEVLRRLSQKYSVAALVGDLATENDAHRLEQSGAMVKQITTGTVCHLEAQMIEDSLRHWNLNELDFLFIENVGNLVCPSSYDLGENMRVVLFSTTEGEDKPEKYPTIVNSADVAIITKMDLAEAVDFDKEMFYQAIYHSRPNMKVFEVSAKKDMGIDEWIDFLIEEKMKAF; translated from the coding sequence TTGAGCCAAGCAATTGAACAGCCACGTATCGTCAAAATAAGAGAGAATGTTTTGAAGAAAAATGACATCCTGGCCAGAGATTTAAGAAAGCGTTTTCATGACCACGAAGTATACGTGGTGAACATTGTTTCCAGCCCCGGCTCCGGAAAAACAACATTGCTTACGGAAGTGCTGAGGCGCCTCAGCCAAAAATATAGCGTAGCGGCACTGGTAGGCGATTTGGCAACAGAAAACGATGCACACCGGCTGGAACAGAGCGGAGCAATGGTGAAACAAATCACAACTGGGACGGTTTGTCATCTTGAAGCCCAAATGATAGAAGATTCGCTCCGACATTGGAATTTAAATGAGCTGGATTTTTTATTCATCGAAAATGTCGGTAATTTAGTTTGCCCTTCCAGCTATGATCTGGGCGAAAATATGCGGGTTGTCTTATTTTCAACAACGGAAGGGGAAGATAAACCGGAAAAATATCCGACCATCGTCAACAGCGCAGATGTAGCCATCATTACAAAAATGGATTTGGCGGAAGCGGTGGATTTTGACAAAGAGATGTTTTACCAAGCAATCTATCATTCAAGACCTAATATGAAAGTTTTTGAAGTATCAGCAAAAAAAGATATGGGGATTGATGAATGGATTGATTTCTTAATAGAAGAAAAAATGAAAGCGTTTTAA
- a CDS encoding nickel-dependent hydrogenase large subunit encodes MAQQTIKVPSLGRVEGDLDVKVTIENGVVVDAWTEATMFRGFEKILVGKDPQAGLIMTPRICGICGGSHLTKSAYALDTAFHTEVPPNATLVRNIAQAVETIQSIPRWFYALFAIGLTHKNYQSSPLYEEVNRRWAPFVGVNYEKGVTLSAKPVEIYAIFGGQWPHSSFMIPGGVMCAPTLSDVTRSISIMEHFRKNWLEDILLGCSMERWLENKTWSDVLEWLEEKEEHYESDLGLFIRYSMDIGLDKYGAGPGKYLAAGSFPNPEKYTHPTIDSRNGALIARSGVYDGENYHDFDQARIREDHTHSFYEGTGSYHPFEGFTNPLDPEEGVKQGKYTFAKAPRYLLDSGETPLEVGPLARQMIAGREGAEDWQDYDPLISNIVKEIGPSAMVRVLARFHEAPKYIRYVQNWLKQIDLNEKFYVNPGELIEGRGFGATEAARGFLADWIQVKDGKIEKYQIITPTAWNIGPRDRFGQRGPIETALIGTPIKNPEDPVELAHIAQSYDSCLVCTVHAYDGKTNKQLAKYRVTNF; translated from the coding sequence TTGGCACAGCAAACGATTAAAGTCCCTTCTTTAGGACGTGTAGAAGGGGATTTAGATGTCAAAGTTACGATTGAAAATGGTGTAGTAGTTGATGCCTGGACGGAAGCGACGATGTTCCGGGGATTTGAAAAAATATTGGTTGGCAAAGATCCGCAAGCGGGTCTCATCATGACCCCAAGGATCTGCGGTATTTGTGGTGGCAGCCACTTAACAAAGTCCGCCTATGCACTCGATACCGCGTTTCACACTGAAGTGCCGCCAAATGCCACTTTGGTGAGAAATATCGCGCAAGCGGTGGAAACGATTCAAAGTATCCCTCGTTGGTTCTATGCGCTATTTGCCATAGGGCTGACACATAAAAACTATCAATCATCGCCTTTATATGAAGAAGTGAATAGAAGATGGGCGCCATTTGTCGGTGTGAACTATGAAAAAGGCGTAACGCTTTCCGCCAAACCGGTGGAAATCTATGCGATTTTTGGCGGACAATGGCCGCACTCAAGTTTCATGATTCCAGGCGGCGTCATGTGTGCGCCAACCCTCTCGGACGTTACCCGTTCGATATCCATTATGGAACATTTCCGGAAAAACTGGCTGGAGGATATTTTACTCGGCTGTTCAATGGAAAGATGGCTCGAGAACAAAACATGGTCCGATGTGCTTGAATGGTTGGAAGAAAAAGAAGAGCACTATGAATCGGATTTGGGATTATTTATCCGATACAGTATGGATATTGGATTGGACAAATATGGGGCTGGTCCTGGCAAGTACTTGGCTGCAGGAAGTTTCCCAAATCCTGAGAAATATACTCACCCTACAATCGACTCGAGAAACGGTGCGTTGATCGCCCGTTCAGGCGTATATGACGGCGAGAACTACCATGATTTTGACCAAGCCCGTATCCGGGAAGACCATACGCATTCCTTCTATGAAGGAACAGGTTCATATCATCCGTTTGAAGGATTTACAAATCCGCTTGATCCTGAAGAAGGGGTAAAACAAGGAAAATATACATTCGCAAAAGCTCCGCGCTATTTATTGGATAGCGGCGAAACACCGCTGGAGGTCGGACCGCTTGCCCGCCAAATGATTGCAGGACGAGAAGGTGCGGAAGATTGGCAAGATTATGATCCGTTGATTTCCAACATTGTAAAAGAAATTGGACCGAGCGCTATGGTTCGCGTGTTGGCACGATTCCATGAAGCGCCAAAATATATCCGTTATGTGCAAAATTGGTTAAAACAAATTGACTTGAATGAAAAATTCTATGTGAATCCTGGCGAATTGATTGAAGGACGCGGTTTCGGAGCTACGGAAGCAGCCCGGGGATTCTTGGCGGATTGGATCCAAGTGAAAGACGGAAAAATTGAAAAGTACCAAATCATTACACCAACTGCATGGAATATTGGACCACGTGACCGTTTTGGCCAAAGAGGTCCGATTGAAACAGCACTGATCGGTACGCCAATCAAAAATCCGGAAGATCCGGTGGAATTGGCACATATTGCGCAAAGTTACGACTCCTGTCTCGTATGTACAGTTCATGCATATGACGGCAAAACAAACAAGCAATTGGCCAAATATCGGGTGACAAACTTCTGA
- the hypA gene encoding hydrogenase maturation nickel metallochaperone HypA, translating into MHELSIAFSLVQLAAETAEQNNLNKVDALRLRLGVFSGVVKEALEFSFDIATEGTMLEGARLIIEEIPLKIFCPQCEKEYVLQNPVPIKCPECNSGTDQILEGKEIELYELIGGG; encoded by the coding sequence ATGCATGAACTGTCTATTGCATTCAGCCTGGTCCAATTGGCGGCAGAAACTGCGGAACAAAATAATTTGAACAAGGTGGATGCACTTAGATTAAGGTTGGGAGTATTTTCTGGTGTTGTAAAGGAAGCATTGGAATTTTCCTTTGACATTGCAACAGAAGGAACAATGCTCGAAGGAGCACGTTTGATAATCGAAGAAATTCCGTTAAAAATTTTTTGCCCGCAATGTGAAAAAGAGTATGTGTTGCAAAATCCGGTTCCAATCAAATGCCCGGAATGCAACTCAGGCACTGATCAGATTTTAGAAGGGAAAGAAATTGAATTATATGAACTAATAGGTGGGGGTTAA
- a CDS encoding hydrogenase maturation protease codes for MKCQITETGYLQIPAEIAQHYFPTGAIIAILQGQDLLIMPVNYVGAGGLILKYRNARGDRSVFISEFLPDDVDFGPRDVQWDEEALALRIPLYLNQ; via the coding sequence TTGAAGTGTCAAATAACTGAAACAGGCTATTTGCAAATTCCCGCGGAAATCGCTCAACACTATTTCCCTACTGGCGCGATCATTGCCATTCTGCAAGGACAAGATTTGCTCATCATGCCGGTGAATTATGTAGGAGCCGGAGGATTGATTTTAAAATACCGCAATGCCAGAGGGGATCGTTCTGTTTTCATATCTGAATTTTTGCCGGATGATGTGGACTTTGGACCAAGAGATGTCCAATGGGATGAAGAGGCATTGGCACTTCGGATTCCACTATATTTAAACCAATGA
- a CDS encoding hydrogenase — protein MVNVFWIHGGACNGNTQSFLNADEPTVIDLVTDFGINILYHHSVSMEFGYQVKGILDDILEDRTELDILVVEGTVIQGPNGTGRFDTLFERPKKDWIYDLAHKAKFVVAIGDCACWGGIPATSPNPSESTGLQFFKDKPGGFLSTEFRSQAGLPVINIPGCPAHPDWVTQILVAIATGRTSDITLDEYHRPETFFKTFTQTGCTRVQYYEYKEPVEEFGQGTRKGCLFYEQGCRGPMTRSSCNRILWNRQSSKTRAGMPCIGCTEPQFPFFDLAPGTVFKTQKILGTIPKEVPTGMDSLSYSAHAAVARTVAPKWAKEDLFVP, from the coding sequence ATGGTAAATGTGTTTTGGATTCATGGTGGAGCCTGCAATGGAAATACTCAATCGTTTCTGAATGCAGATGAACCTACCGTGATTGATTTAGTGACGGATTTTGGAATTAATATTCTTTACCACCATTCGGTCTCCATGGAATTCGGCTATCAAGTGAAAGGGATTTTGGACGACATCCTTGAAGACCGTACCGAATTGGACATCTTGGTTGTCGAAGGAACAGTCATTCAAGGCCCGAATGGAACGGGGCGCTTCGATACATTGTTTGAACGTCCTAAAAAAGATTGGATTTATGATTTGGCCCATAAAGCAAAATTTGTTGTGGCTATCGGGGATTGTGCATGTTGGGGTGGAATTCCTGCAACAAGTCCGAATCCATCCGAATCAACAGGATTGCAATTCTTCAAGGATAAACCTGGCGGATTTTTATCAACGGAATTCCGCTCACAAGCCGGTTTACCGGTGATCAACATTCCAGGGTGCCCTGCCCATCCGGACTGGGTGACGCAAATCCTTGTAGCCATTGCGACAGGCAGAACTTCAGATATTACATTGGATGAATATCACCGCCCTGAAACGTTCTTTAAAACATTCACTCAAACAGGTTGTACACGCGTTCAATATTATGAATATAAAGAACCGGTGGAAGAGTTTGGACAAGGAACGAGAAAAGGCTGCCTATTCTATGAGCAAGGCTGCCGCGGACCGATGACCCGTTCATCCTGCAACCGTATTTTATGGAACCGTCAATCTTCCAAAACAAGAGCAGGTATGCCATGTATCGGATGTACAGAACCACAATTCCCATTCTTTGACTTGGCACCAGGAACAGTATTCAAAACGCAAAAAATCTTGGGAACTATTCCGAAAGAAGTGCCAACAGGCATGGATTCATTAAGCTACTCAGCACATGCTGCCGTAGCTCGTACAGTGGCTCCTAAATGGGCAAAAGAAGATCTGTTTGTACCATGA
- a CDS encoding hydrogenase maturation protease, with amino-acid sequence MITIIGCGNLIRKDDGAGPILIRKLWDLGVPSNVRLADGGTAGMDVVFQIGKAEELIIIDACTTGAEPGTVFEIPGEEVEAIPLENINMHDFRWDHAIAMGRWLLKNEFPKKVTVYLVEAQDLSYGTGLTPEVEESVMKLAKKIIKKVSGEEIEVSNN; translated from the coding sequence ATGATCACAATTATTGGCTGTGGGAATTTGATCCGGAAAGATGATGGTGCCGGCCCTATTTTGATACGAAAGTTATGGGATTTAGGCGTTCCTTCAAATGTGCGTTTGGCGGATGGCGGAACGGCAGGAATGGATGTCGTATTTCAAATCGGAAAAGCTGAAGAATTGATCATTATTGATGCTTGCACGACGGGAGCGGAACCGGGGACGGTCTTTGAAATCCCGGGGGAAGAAGTGGAAGCCATTCCGTTAGAAAACATCAATATGCATGATTTCCGTTGGGATCACGCCATTGCCATGGGGCGATGGTTATTGAAAAATGAGTTTCCAAAAAAAGTAACGGTCTATTTGGTTGAAGCCCAAGATTTATCATACGGTACGGGGCTTACACCGGAAGTGGAAGAAAGCGTGATGAAGTTGGCGAAAAAAATAATCAAAAAAGTATCAGGTGAAGAAATTGAAGTGTCAAATAACTGA